The genomic stretch CCACTTCACGCTTCCAGCTTGgaggccaagatgatgagccAGGGCCTCCTTCGACCTCTAGAGAACGGATCTCGGAGCTCGGAGTGGGAGTGGCAGCGGCCAGACTGGCTGCAGTAGCAAGGCCAATGACTATGTTAGCGAAGAACATAGTAGATAGTTTATTCAGTGACGATTGTTGATTTGAATATACTAAATTATCGAGGAAAGTGGTGAGCTTAAATGTATTTGAAGCTATAAGAGGACATAGCAATGCCGGTATAGTGTAATTCTTCAAATAGAGACTATATTCAACCTCCTGTCCTATACTGGGTCAATGATTCTTCCTCAGCATGTAATCAAGTGTGGATAGTAGATTGTCATCAAGTATACTATAATATAGAAAAGCCCGACGATTGGAATTATATTACCCTCCTCAAGTCATTCTGGCGTCAAGTTggggcttttttttggggggcaACAAAGATGATATGTATCAACGCTGGTCGGGAACTCTTATGAGATGAAAAGATTAATAATAGTACCGCCCATAAATTTTGCAACTACATAAAATCTTCAGCTAAAGCACGCAAGTTCTAGCAACGTTCAACTTGTGTTTCTATTAGGTAGCTGTCACGCCCCTCTGCGGCCAGAAAATTGAGTTGATATTACATATAAACAACGTGATTCGCATTCTTAATATACGCATTTTACGATCGCCGTTGTAGAGCTCTTTACAATGCTTTATCAGATCACTTAGACCTACTTATGCTTTTACCTATACTGCCCTTGACAAACGGGAACTACAACAGAGCTAGCACTGTAATGTTGATAATAAAACGTATATATCATCAAAGAGAACAAGTTGCCAATCTCCAATCATGATAAGCTCTCAACTTTCAAAGTTGGCAATTTTCACATTGGCATCATTAAATCAGCCGTACTAGTATTACGAATTTGAGCTGATACAGCGATCAATAATCTCCCAACTATAAGCCCACTGATGTGCACTTCATTCAACCTAATCGAGTGATGATGTCTGCTGAGATTTAATACCGTGCACTCAAGTAAAGACATTCTACCCCTTTCTACCAGCTGGGCGTCTGGATATACTATCGACAATCCTTGCGGTATATGCAGCAGGATATAGAAGAGGCCAGCTCATTTAGACATAGAATCTACCTAGAACTTCTACTTAACATCCACCGGGACAAACCCCCAATctaagataataaaacaaaaccagaaagccctttttttctctaatGGAAACAACACTCGCTTATCTTCTAATGCTCAATATTGTACAAATATTCTGTCTAGCATTTCATCGTAACTCCCTTCCgcttctctgtctctctaATCTCAAACATGATCTGGATACCTACAAATAGACAAGAAGATGCtgtgaggatgaagaaaactCCTATCAATTTGTCAGTAAATTAGCCAATAGACAAAACACTCAACAGTTGACGAATATAGAATCAGCTCAACTTACCGGACCAATCATGAAGAATACTGCTGAGAATGCTACGCAATCCATCCAGACCAACTGCAAAGCCTACCAAATTGGCAGAAATCATCATCAGAACATTTCCAACTGCTCCAACGCAGCAGAGCATACGATACTCCGTAGGGCGATTTTcccatttcctctttgggaAGAGGTAAGCGGCCGTCCATTCCGGCACCATGAAGATAACAATGAGCCAGCCCCAAATGAGGAGGCGGAGCTTGATGTCGTGCCAAAGGGCAACGAAGGTGAAAACGAGGAGGTAAGTGATGGTGGATCTGGCTGAAGATACCCAGCTGCGGAACGAAGAACCACCGAGCGGTACGTAGATGTAGCGGATGAGCCAGCGGTTATACGAGCGGTGCCAGGCGCGCCAAAAGAGCTGCGTGCTGTAGTTATTGCTCACGCATCGGACCATGTTCTCCGGAGGGTCAATTCCATCCACCAGCGCCCAGAGGCGGAACATGCGCcagggaagaagcagcttcagccaGATGATGTGGAGGTtgaaaaaggacaagagacTGAGCTGGGCAGCGGTATAGTCGCTCCAAACAGGGGCTGCTTTGCTAATCGCGCCGACATAGTCAAAATGTAGGATGAGCTCCATGGAGAGGAGCACAAGCAGGAATCGAATGCCGTATCGAATGGTGCGCGGCCATTCAATGCTCGCGGCGCGATACTTGGCCTGAGAAATGTAGTCGTTGAACGTCAAGATCGGACCAGCAATGTATAGCGGTGCGTACAAGGCATACGCCAAGTAGTTTCGAAAGGAAAAGTCTCTAATATCGGCCGGGATCGAAATTCGGTCGCGCTCGGAAAGACTAGCGGGATCCaatcccttcttctttggtgtTATTAGAGACCAAGCACATTGGATGCAGGGGAGGACAGCGAGCTTACCTCAAGAGTGTTGACATGGCGCTTATCGATGCTCCAGTAGTAGTCCAAATTGAAGCTGATGAGCCGCAGGATCGTAATGTTGAAAAGAATATCCCAGCGCTTCATGATTCCACCCCAGTTGTCCAGCCAGTAGCCCCAATGCGCCAGCGGTCCCCAAGGAGGGCCAACCCAATTGGCCAGGACCTGGAGCCTGTATCCCATGGTCAACTCATTGGCGAACAAGGTGCCGACGTTGAAGA from Trichoderma atroviride chromosome 3, complete sequence encodes the following:
- a CDS encoding uncharacterized protein (EggNog:ENOG41~TransMembrane:10 (i63-81o164-188i257-275o315-334i355-378o390-410i478-494o500-519i531-552o572-593i)), which gives rise to MGVLSYLRKVYDLDTLDTRFTSSSSAPYQTVIDARGDSIAAREAEIKARSSAPPPKWRTPEFFLYYLVFIVVVPYMFWIAYDVSKPSDPRYPKYERYLSDGWIPGRKIDNSDAQYQTFRGNFPVLTGLLIFHPLLRKGFESLYNPSARGTRGSSRLDQRATFDFAFAIIFIVILHGISSFKIVAILAINYQIATKLPRHYVPTATWIFNVGTLFANELTMGYRLQVLANWVGPPWGPLAHWGYWLDNWGGIMKRWDILFNITILRLISFNLDYYWSIDKRHVNTLEKKGLDPASLSERDRISIPADIRDFSFRNYLAYALYAPLYIAGPILTFNDYISQAKYRAASIEWPRTIRYGIRFLLVLLSMELILHFDYVGAISKAAPVWSDYTAAQLSLLSFFNLHIIWLKLLLPWRMFRLWALVDGIDPPENMVRCVSNNYSTQLFWRAWHRSYNRWLIRYIYVPLGGSSFRSWVSSARSTITYLLVFTFVALWHDIKLRLLIWGWLIVIFMVPEWTAAYLFPKRKWENRPTEYRMLCCVGAVGNVLMMISANLVGFAVGLDGLRSILSSILHDWSGVFFILTASSCLFVGIQIMFEIRETEKRKGVTMKC